One window of Saprospiraceae bacterium genomic DNA carries:
- the rplX gene encoding 50S ribosomal protein L24 — MKFKIKKGDKIRVISGSNKGKEGIVSQIVSEKNRAVVEGINIVKKHMKPTNNNPGGIVEFSAPIHISNLSLLDPKSGKPTRVGYEIRNDQKVRVSKKSGEIIK, encoded by the coding sequence ATGAAATTTAAAATAAAAAAAGGCGATAAAATCCGGGTCATTTCCGGTTCCAATAAAGGAAAGGAAGGAATCGTAAGCCAGATTGTAAGTGAAAAAAACAGGGCAGTTGTTGAAGGGATCAATATTGTTAAAAAACATATGAAACCTACAAACAACAACCCAGGTGGAATTGTAGAATTTTCAGCTCCAATTCACATATCCAATTTGTCTTTGTTAGACCCAAAGAGTGGAAAACCAACACGTGTAGGTTATGAAATTCGCAATGACCAAAAAGTACGTGTTTCTAAAAAATCAGGTGAAATAATTAAGTGA
- the rpsN gene encoding 30S ribosomal protein S14 yields the protein MIARQAKRERVVAKYHDVRAQLKKDHDYDGLSKLPRDASPVRLKNRCGLTGRPKGFMRRFGLSRNVFRLMALDGKIPGIVKASW from the coding sequence ATTATAGCAAGACAGGCAAAGCGTGAACGTGTGGTAGCAAAATACCATGATGTGCGTGCTCAACTTAAAAAAGACCATGACTATGATGGACTTTCAAAATTGCCAAGAGATGCATCTCCGGTACGTTTAAAAAACAGATGTGGGCTCACAGGTCGTCCAAAAGGATTTATGCGTCGTTTCGGACTATCACGAAATGTATTTCGTTTGATGGCTTTAGATGGAAAGATTCCTGGTATCGTAAAAGCAAGTTGGTAA
- the rplR gene encoding 50S ribosomal protein L18: MDMKKNKDTQRQKIRFRIRKSVVGTPERPRLAVFKSNTAIYCQLIDDTAGKTLCAASSSDKSLGKASKSDLAKKVGTLIASKAKSINIDAVVFDRGGFLYHGRIKALAEGAREGGLNF, encoded by the coding sequence ATTGACATGAAAAAAAATAAAGATACACAACGTCAAAAGATAAGATTTAGAATTCGCAAATCAGTTGTCGGAACTCCAGAGCGTCCGAGATTGGCGGTATTTAAAAGCAATACGGCAATTTATTGTCAACTTATTGATGACACAGCAGGAAAAACATTGTGCGCAGCTTCATCCAGTGATAAAAGCTTGGGAAAAGCAAGCAAAAGTGATCTTGCAAAAAAGGTTGGAACGTTGATAGCCAGCAAAGCTAAAAGTATAAATATCGATGCAGTGGTTTTTGATCGCGGTGGATTTTTATATCATGGCAGAATTAAAGCATTGGCTGAGGGAGCCCGTGAAGGTGGATTAAATTTTTAA
- the rpmJ gene encoding 50S ribosomal protein L36 encodes MKVRTSIKKRTADCKFVRRKGKLYIINKKNPKFKQRQG; translated from the coding sequence ATGAAAGTAAGAACCTCCATTAAAAAAAGAACAGCTGACTGCAAGTTTGTACGTCGGAAAGGGAAGTTGTATATAATCAACAAGAAAAATCCTAAATTCAAACAACGTCAAGGTTAA
- a CDS encoding DNA-directed RNA polymerase subunit alpha produces MSILNFQKPDQIILQKSTDFEGTFEFKPLEPGFGQTIGNSLRRILLSSLEGFAISNVRIAGVEHEFATIKGVMEDVVEIILNLKQVRLKPLMDANTIKEEKIYITISGKDKFTAGDLENSTNVFKVTNPDLIICRMEPFVNLELELTIAKGRGYMPADEMITKDLPIGIIPVDAIYTPIQKVTYSISNTRVGQKTDYEKLILEVRTDGTIHPEEAVKEAARIMIQHLMLITDENITFEDAVRKEDTIVDEHVLHMRKLLKTPLEDLDLSVRAYNCLKAAKINSLAEMVKYDTHELLKFRNFGKKSLVEIEELLQTKNLSFGMDLSKYKLDED; encoded by the coding sequence ATGAGTATTCTTAACTTTCAAAAGCCGGATCAAATCATTCTTCAAAAATCAACCGACTTTGAAGGTACTTTTGAATTTAAGCCGTTGGAACCTGGATTCGGACAAACAATTGGAAATTCCTTAAGAAGAATTCTCTTGTCGTCCCTTGAAGGATTTGCAATTTCAAACGTACGTATTGCCGGCGTTGAACACGAATTTGCTACCATTAAAGGAGTAATGGAAGATGTGGTTGAAATCATTCTGAATCTGAAACAGGTTCGATTAAAACCATTGATGGATGCCAATACCATCAAAGAAGAAAAAATTTACATCACCATCAGTGGTAAAGATAAATTTACAGCAGGAGACCTTGAAAACAGTACCAATGTTTTTAAAGTTACCAATCCAGACTTGATTATTTGTAGAATGGAGCCTTTTGTGAATTTAGAATTGGAATTAACCATTGCAAAAGGCCGTGGGTATATGCCAGCGGATGAAATGATTACTAAGGATTTACCTATAGGAATCATTCCTGTTGATGCCATTTACACGCCAATACAAAAAGTAACTTACAGCATTTCAAATACCAGGGTTGGACAAAAAACAGATTACGAAAAATTAATCCTTGAAGTTAGAACCGATGGTACGATTCATCCAGAAGAAGCTGTAAAAGAAGCTGCTCGGATTATGATTCAACATTTGATGTTGATTACAGATGAAAACATCACATTCGAAGATGCAGTGCGTAAAGAAGATACGATTGTTGATGAACACGTTCTTCATATGCGCAAATTATTAAAAACACCTTTAGAAGATTTAGATTTATCAGTTCGTGCTTACAATTGCTTAAAAGCTGCTAAAATTAATTCATTGGCAGAAATGGTTAAGTATGACACACATGAATTGTTAAAGTTCCGGAATTTCGGAAAAAAATCATTGGTGGAAATTGAAGAATTATTACAAACTAAAAACCTGAGTTTTGGAATGGATCTATCCAAATATAAATTGGACGAAGATTAA
- the rplF gene encoding 50S ribosomal protein L6 codes for MSRIGKKLIPIPNGVEIKIDKSTVTVKGPKGSLTQAIDPDMKVTTEDGNISISRPTEQKRHKSLHGLTRALVSNMVTGVNEGFTKQMELVGVGFRVSNTGNLLELSIGYSHPILFYIPSELKVETITEKGSNPKIILKGSDLQLIGQICAKIRSFKAPEPFKGKGIKFTGEVLRRKAGKSAGK; via the coding sequence ATGTCAAGAATAGGAAAAAAGTTGATTCCAATCCCTAACGGAGTGGAAATTAAAATTGATAAATCGACTGTCACGGTTAAAGGTCCTAAAGGGTCGTTGACTCAGGCGATTGATCCGGATATGAAAGTCACAACAGAAGATGGAAATATCAGCATCAGTAGACCCACAGAACAAAAGAGACACAAATCGCTTCATGGCTTAACCCGTGCATTAGTAAGTAATATGGTCACTGGAGTAAATGAAGGCTTTACAAAACAAATGGAATTGGTCGGTGTGGGTTTCAGGGTTTCGAATACAGGAAATTTATTGGAATTGTCTATTGGTTATTCACATCCAATCTTGTTTTATATACCCAGTGAATTAAAAGTGGAAACGATCACAGAAAAAGGTTCGAATCCTAAAATAATATTAAAAGGTTCTGATTTGCAATTAATCGGTCAGATCTGTGCTAAAATACGTTCATTCAAAGCACCTGAACCATTTAAAGGGAAAGGTATCAAATTTACTGGTGAAGTTCTTCGTAGAAAAGCTGGTAAATCTGCAGGTAAGTAA
- the rplE gene encoding 50S ribosomal protein L5 gives MSYTNRLKAHYQKNVVPVLMETFQYSSIMQAPKLVKISINQGVGSATQDKKLVDIAVNEITTITGQKAVATQSKKAISNFKLREKMPIGAKVTLRSDRMYEFMDRLITVALPRVRDFRGVSDNSFDGRGNYTLGITEQIIFPEIDLDKINKIAGMDITFVTTAKTDAEAFELLKHMGMPFKNQKI, from the coding sequence ATGAGTTACACAAACAGACTTAAAGCACATTATCAAAAAAATGTAGTTCCGGTATTGATGGAAACGTTTCAATACTCTTCTATTATGCAGGCTCCTAAATTGGTGAAAATAAGCATCAATCAAGGAGTAGGAAGTGCAACCCAGGATAAAAAATTAGTGGATATTGCAGTGAATGAAATCACGACGATTACTGGTCAGAAAGCAGTTGCCACCCAATCTAAAAAAGCAATCTCTAACTTTAAATTAAGAGAAAAAATGCCCATTGGCGCAAAAGTAACTTTGAGAAGCGACCGGATGTATGAATTTATGGATCGACTCATTACAGTAGCGTTGCCTCGTGTTCGGGACTTTAGAGGAGTTTCTGATAACAGTTTTGATGGAAGAGGGAATTATACATTGGGGATTACAGAACAAATCATTTTTCCTGAAATCGATTTAGATAAAATTAATAAGATTGCAGGAATGGACATCACGTTTGTTACTACAGCAAAAACAGATGCGGAAGCTTTTGAATTGCTAAAACATATGGGTATGCCTTTTAAAAATCAAAAAATTTAA
- the eno gene encoding phosphopyruvate hydratase has protein sequence MSEIIDIRARQILDSRGFPTVEVEVETEFGIVERAAVPSGASTGKHEAVELRDGDQTKFLGKGVLKACQFIEEELAEEILGMDVSQQRVIDKTMIEADGTENKSRFGANAILGISLAVAKAASTEANLPLYKYIGGVNAHTLPVPLMNIVNGGAHADNKLDFQEFMIAPIGASSFAEALRMGSEVFHNLKAVLKSKGFSTNVGDEGGFAPALNTNEEALDLIMLAIDKAGYKAGQDIAMAMDPAVSELFDEKTQRYVFHKSDGRSLSSEQMVDYWIRLAANYPLVSIEDALAEDDWNAWIALTKAIGHKIQLVGDDLFVTNPKRIQQGISLHAANAVLIKLNQIGTLTETIDAVHLAQSNSYKCVMSHRSGETEDTTIADLAVALHCGQIKTGSLSRSDRVAKYNQLLRIEEELENQAYYPGKMIFDK, from the coding sequence ATGAGTGAGATCATAGATATCCGTGCAAGGCAAATTTTAGACAGTAGGGGATTTCCAACAGTCGAAGTCGAAGTAGAAACTGAATTTGGAATTGTTGAGCGAGCGGCGGTTCCTTCCGGAGCATCAACAGGCAAACATGAAGCCGTAGAATTGAGGGATGGTGATCAAACTAAATTTCTGGGTAAAGGGGTGCTCAAAGCATGTCAATTCATTGAAGAAGAACTTGCCGAAGAAATTCTTGGAATGGATGTTTCTCAGCAACGTGTAATTGATAAAACAATGATCGAAGCGGATGGAACTGAAAATAAATCCAGATTTGGAGCCAATGCGATTCTGGGAATTTCATTGGCAGTTGCAAAAGCAGCGTCAACAGAGGCCAATCTCCCTCTTTACAAATATATAGGTGGGGTGAATGCACATACGCTCCCTGTCCCTTTAATGAATATCGTCAACGGAGGTGCCCATGCAGACAATAAGCTCGATTTTCAGGAATTTATGATAGCACCTATTGGAGCTTCTTCGTTTGCAGAAGCTCTGCGGATGGGTTCAGAAGTTTTTCACAATTTAAAAGCCGTATTAAAATCGAAAGGCTTTTCTACCAATGTTGGGGATGAAGGAGGTTTTGCTCCAGCTCTGAATACAAATGAAGAAGCCTTGGATCTGATCATGCTTGCCATAGATAAAGCGGGCTATAAGGCAGGACAAGACATTGCAATGGCAATGGATCCGGCTGTATCTGAACTTTTTGATGAGAAAACTCAAAGATATGTTTTTCATAAATCGGATGGTAGGTCTTTAAGTAGCGAACAAATGGTAGATTATTGGATCCGGTTAGCTGCAAATTATCCACTTGTATCGATTGAAGATGCTTTGGCTGAAGACGATTGGAATGCATGGATTGCATTGACCAAGGCCATTGGACATAAGATTCAATTGGTTGGGGATGATTTGTTTGTTACCAATCCAAAACGAATCCAACAAGGAATCTCACTCCACGCTGCCAATGCGGTTTTGATTAAGCTAAACCAAATTGGAACCTTAACAGAAACCATCGATGCCGTTCATTTAGCGCAAAGCAATTCATATAAGTGCGTGATGAGTCACCGTTCTGGAGAAACGGAGGATACAACCATTGCGGATTTAGCCGTTGCACTTCATTGTGGGCAAATTAAAACAGGTTCGTTATCCCGTTCCGATCGGGTCGCAAAATACAATCAACTGCTTCGAATTGAAGAAGAATTGGAAAATCAGGCATATTATCCGGGCAAAATGATATTTGATAAATAA
- the rpsM gene encoding 30S ribosomal protein S13 codes for MARIAGVDLPRNKRGVVGLTYIYGIGSTTAKNILSKVGIGESVRVQEWSNDQVQSIAKLIQEEIKVEGELRSDVQLSIKRLMDIACYRGIRHRKGLPVRGQRTKTNARTRKGKRKTVANKKKATK; via the coding sequence ATGGCACGTATTGCAGGGGTTGATTTACCAAGAAATAAAAGAGGAGTTGTAGGCTTAACCTATATCTATGGGATAGGTTCGACTACAGCTAAAAACATATTGTCCAAAGTTGGGATCGGAGAAAGTGTCCGGGTTCAGGAATGGTCAAATGATCAAGTCCAATCAATTGCAAAATTGATTCAGGAAGAAATTAAAGTCGAAGGGGAACTTCGATCAGATGTCCAATTGAGTATTAAACGATTAATGGACATTGCATGCTACCGTGGAATCCGTCACAGAAAAGGCCTTCCAGTTCGTGGTCAGCGTACAAAAACCAATGCGCGTACTAGAAAAGGAAAGCGTAAAACCGTGGCAAACAAGAAAAAAGCAACCAAGTAA
- the map gene encoding type I methionyl aminopeptidase, with amino-acid sequence MIYLKTEEEIEIMRISSLLVCATLAEVASLLKPGISGLALDKKAEEYIRDHKAFPAFKGFHGFPASLCISINEQVVHGIPSKEPIKSGDVVSVDCGVCLNDFYGDSAYTFVVGEVAPEILQLLKVTVESLELGIKEAKFGNRVGDISQAIQDHTEGKYGYGVVRELVGHGIGKQLHEPPEIPNFGKKGRGLVLKEGLVIAIEPMINLGTRRVKQLKDGWTMVTQDKKPSAHFEHTVAVRRDGGEKLSDHKIIEKSVKNNIELTKID; translated from the coding sequence ATGATTTACCTCAAAACAGAAGAGGAAATCGAAATAATGCGAATTAGTTCGCTGCTGGTTTGTGCAACGTTAGCAGAAGTTGCGAGCCTTTTGAAACCAGGGATTTCTGGCCTGGCTTTGGATAAAAAAGCAGAAGAATATATAAGAGATCATAAAGCATTTCCGGCATTTAAAGGTTTTCACGGTTTTCCTGCCAGTTTGTGCATTTCAATTAATGAACAAGTGGTGCATGGAATTCCATCAAAGGAACCTATAAAAAGTGGGGATGTCGTTTCTGTAGATTGTGGAGTGTGTTTGAATGATTTTTATGGAGATTCAGCATACACCTTTGTGGTGGGAGAAGTTGCCCCTGAAATTTTACAATTATTGAAGGTGACGGTAGAATCCTTAGAACTTGGAATTAAGGAAGCCAAATTTGGAAACCGAGTTGGAGACATCAGTCAGGCCATTCAAGATCACACAGAAGGAAAATATGGCTATGGTGTTGTTCGGGAATTGGTTGGACATGGAATTGGAAAACAATTGCATGAACCCCCAGAGATTCCAAATTTTGGAAAAAAGGGTCGTGGGCTGGTTCTAAAAGAAGGATTGGTCATTGCGATAGAACCCATGATTAATTTGGGCACCCGAAGAGTCAAGCAACTTAAAGACGGGTGGACCATGGTTACTCAGGACAAAAAACCTTCCGCACATTTCGAACATACCGTTGCAGTTCGAAGGGATGGGGGAGAAAAGCTTTCAGATCACAAAATCATTGAAAAATCTGTGAAAAATAACATAGAATTGACAAAAATTGATTAA
- the infA gene encoding translation initiation factor IF-1, whose amino-acid sequence MTKKNLITQDGTIEEALSNAMFRVRLQNDHLIIATISGKMRMNYIRILPGDKVSVEMSPYDLSRGRITYRYK is encoded by the coding sequence ATGACCAAAAAGAACCTGATTACCCAGGATGGTACGATAGAAGAAGCACTTTCAAATGCCATGTTTAGGGTAAGACTTCAGAACGATCATCTTATAATTGCGACAATTTCGGGCAAAATGCGGATGAATTATATAAGAATTCTTCCCGGTGACAAAGTATCGGTTGAAATGAGCCCATACGACTTGTCAAGGGGGAGAATTACCTATAGATATAAATAA
- the carA gene encoding glutamine-hydrolyzing carbamoyl-phosphate synthase small subunit translates to MPTSSTQNAWLLLQDGTYFKGFAAGKTGTFGAEICFNTGMTGYQEIYTDPSYYGQIMINTNVHIGNYGIIHNEAESANVQIRGLVCRNFSWHLSRTQAEENLNDYLERNGVICIHGIDTRALVRHIRIHGAMNAVISTELSDIKELAKFLESVPNMEGLELASKVSTETAYLIGNSESKLRLAAMDYGIKKSILKQLEIMGFYIKVFPAKSTIQEINAWNPDAYFLSNGPGDPEVMEYAIDTVTAMIATRKPVFGICLGHQLVNLALGVSTFKMHHGHRGTNHPVKNLISGLGEITSQNHGFAVKPEDILKHNSEIELTHINLNDQSVEGIRHKTLPVFSVQYHPEAGPGPHDSRYLFKQFYQNTAKLNQESLIHE, encoded by the coding sequence ATGCCAACCAGCTCTACTCAAAACGCATGGCTGCTTTTACAAGACGGTACCTATTTCAAAGGCTTCGCAGCAGGCAAAACAGGTACTTTTGGAGCTGAGATTTGTTTCAATACCGGGATGACCGGTTACCAAGAAATATATACCGATCCGAGTTATTACGGTCAGATTATGATTAATACCAATGTCCATATTGGAAATTATGGAATTATTCATAATGAAGCAGAATCTGCAAATGTTCAAATACGGGGTTTGGTTTGTCGAAATTTTTCATGGCATCTGAGTCGGACCCAAGCAGAAGAGAATCTAAATGATTATCTCGAAAGAAATGGCGTAATATGCATTCATGGCATTGATACCAGAGCCTTGGTGCGACATATTCGGATTCATGGTGCTATGAATGCTGTCATATCTACAGAACTAAGTGATATTAAAGAATTAGCGAAATTTTTAGAAAGTGTGCCTAACATGGAAGGCCTCGAATTGGCATCAAAAGTAAGTACAGAAACGGCCTACTTAATAGGAAATTCAGAAAGCAAACTCCGATTGGCGGCAATGGATTATGGTATCAAAAAATCCATTTTGAAGCAACTTGAAATCATGGGATTTTATATAAAAGTATTTCCAGCAAAAAGCACCATCCAAGAAATCAATGCATGGAATCCAGATGCGTATTTCTTGTCCAATGGTCCAGGAGATCCCGAAGTTATGGAGTATGCCATTGATACCGTAACCGCAATGATCGCAACCCGGAAACCAGTCTTTGGAATTTGCTTGGGTCACCAATTGGTAAACCTGGCTTTAGGTGTTTCTACATTTAAAATGCATCATGGGCACCGTGGGACCAACCATCCTGTAAAGAATTTAATCAGTGGATTGGGTGAAATCACTAGTCAAAATCATGGATTTGCTGTAAAGCCGGAAGATATTCTGAAACACAATTCTGAAATTGAATTAACCCACATCAATTTAAATGATCAGTCGGTTGAAGGCATACGCCATAAAACCTTGCCTGTTTTTAGTGTGCAATACCATCCGGAAGCAGGGCCGGGTCCGCATGATTCAAGGTACTTGTTTAAACAGTTTTATCAAAATACAGCGAAACTAAACCAAGAAAGTTTAATACATGAGTGA
- the rpmD gene encoding 50S ribosomal protein L30, with translation MGKIKITQSKSVIKTSERQKLTIRALGLRNPHDSVEVESTPQILGMVNKVKHLVQVEKI, from the coding sequence ATGGGAAAGATAAAAATTACTCAGTCTAAAAGCGTTATTAAAACGAGCGAAAGACAAAAATTGACCATAAGAGCATTGGGCTTAAGAAACCCTCATGATTCTGTTGAAGTTGAATCAACGCCACAGATCTTGGGAATGGTTAATAAAGTTAAACATCTTGTTCAAGTTGAAAAGATATAA
- the rpsE gene encoding 30S ribosomal protein S5 — MAKSHVVRVKAAGETELKEKLVNLNRVAKVTKGGRTFSFSALVVVGDGHGIVGQGIGKAREVSDAISKAVDDAKKNLIKVPIQKGTIAHEQKGKFGAGRVFIKPAADGTGVIAGGAMRAVLEIAGIHNVLAKSIGSSNPHNVVKATLDALTKIRSPYEVAKQRKIELIKVFEG; from the coding sequence ATGGCAAAATCGCATGTAGTACGAGTTAAGGCAGCTGGTGAAACGGAGTTAAAAGAAAAACTGGTTAACTTAAACAGGGTAGCAAAAGTTACCAAAGGAGGTAGAACCTTCAGCTTTTCGGCATTGGTTGTAGTAGGAGATGGCCACGGAATTGTAGGCCAGGGAATTGGAAAAGCTAGAGAAGTTTCTGATGCAATTTCTAAAGCGGTAGATGATGCAAAGAAAAATTTAATCAAAGTCCCAATTCAAAAAGGGACCATCGCACATGAACAAAAAGGAAAATTCGGTGCCGGTCGGGTATTTATAAAGCCAGCAGCAGATGGAACAGGAGTTATAGCAGGTGGAGCGATGCGAGCTGTATTGGAAATTGCCGGAATTCATAACGTATTAGCAAAATCAATTGGTTCTTCCAATCCGCACAATGTTGTAAAAGCAACCTTGGATGCTCTGACAAAAATCAGAAGTCCCTATGAAGTTGCAAAGCAGCGTAAAATTGAATTGATAAAAGTATTTGAAGGTTAA
- the rpsD gene encoding 30S ribosomal protein S4, translating to MARYTGPVTKKSRSFGQSLTGYDKSFEKKKYAPGQHGPSRKKKQKSNYALQLIEKQKAKYTYGVLERQFRNIFHDAHKKEGVTGENLFQYLEARLDNTVYRMGIAPTRKGARQMVSHRHINVNGKLVNIPSFRLKPGDVLTVRGKSQGLEFIKHHVAQKTDTRKFPWLEWNADKMEGKFLQYPNREQVPEPINEQLIVELYSK from the coding sequence ATGGCGAGATATACAGGCCCGGTTACTAAAAAATCAAGATCGTTCGGACAGTCTTTGACTGGTTATGATAAGTCTTTTGAAAAGAAAAAATATGCTCCGGGGCAACATGGTCCTTCCCGTAAAAAGAAGCAAAAATCAAACTATGCTTTGCAGCTGATTGAAAAACAAAAAGCTAAATATACCTATGGCGTTTTAGAACGTCAATTTAGAAATATATTCCATGATGCACATAAGAAAGAAGGTGTAACTGGTGAAAACTTATTCCAATACTTGGAAGCACGTCTTGATAATACCGTATACCGGATGGGGATTGCTCCAACCCGGAAAGGGGCTCGTCAAATGGTTTCACACCGTCACATCAATGTAAATGGAAAATTGGTAAATATTCCATCATTCCGTTTAAAACCGGGTGATGTATTAACCGTAAGAGGAAAATCTCAAGGATTGGAATTCATCAAGCACCACGTTGCTCAAAAAACCGATACACGCAAATTTCCTTGGTTGGAATGGAATGCTGATAAGATGGAGGGTAAATTTCTTCAATATCCTAATCGCGAGCAGGTACCAGAACCAATCAACGAACAATTGATTGTCGAGTTGTATTCTAAGTAA
- the rpsK gene encoding 30S ribosomal protein S11: MAKGKKVKKRKVKVDSEGIAFIQATFNNIIISLCNKAGEVISWSSAGRSGFRGSKKNTPFAAQMSANTAAATAFDAGMRSAEVLVKGPGSGREAAIRALDSSGIKITKIIDTTPIPHNGCRPPKHRRV, from the coding sequence ATGGCAAAAGGAAAAAAGGTTAAAAAGAGAAAAGTTAAAGTTGATTCTGAAGGAATTGCATTCATTCAAGCAACTTTTAACAATATCATTATTTCATTGTGCAATAAAGCAGGTGAAGTTATTTCGTGGTCAAGTGCCGGTAGATCTGGTTTTAGAGGTTCAAAAAAGAATACCCCATTCGCTGCACAAATGTCTGCAAATACAGCTGCGGCTACTGCATTTGATGCCGGTATGCGCTCTGCAGAAGTATTGGTAAAAGGTCCTGGTTCAGGTCGTGAAGCTGCCATTAGAGCATTGGATAGTTCTGGAATTAAAATCACTAAAATTATTGACACGACACCGATTCCGCATAATGGTTGCAGACCTCCTAAACATCGTAGAGTATAA
- the rplQ gene encoding 50S ribosomal protein L17 has product MRHGKAFNHLGRKKGHRVALLRNLASALIKHKRINTTLAKAKALRVFIEPLMTKSKSNTTHSRRTVFSYLQDKDSITELFGTVAGKIATRPGGYTRVIRTGFRKGDGAEMAMIEMVDFNDIMISASQSKAPTAEIKKTRRGRTKKSDSANPSVETGGTVVSEEKE; this is encoded by the coding sequence ATGCGACACGGAAAAGCATTTAATCATTTAGGCAGAAAAAAAGGACATCGGGTAGCTCTTTTAAGAAACCTGGCCTCTGCTTTAATTAAACACAAGCGTATCAATACCACGCTTGCAAAAGCAAAAGCATTGAGAGTATTTATTGAACCCTTAATGACTAAATCAAAAAGCAATACCACACATTCAAGAAGAACGGTATTTAGCTATTTGCAGGACAAAGATTCAATCACAGAATTATTTGGGACAGTTGCTGGTAAAATTGCTACCAGACCAGGTGGTTATACCCGTGTAATCCGTACAGGATTCAGAAAAGGGGATGGAGCTGAAATGGCAATGATTGAAATGGTTGATTTTAATGACATCATGATTTCTGCTTCTCAGTCAAAAGCACCAACGGCTGAAATTAAAAAGACTCGTAGAGGACGGACAAAAAAGTCAGATTCAGCCAATCCATCGGTTGAAACCGGCGGGACTGTTGTTTCTGAAGAGAAGGAATAA
- the rpsH gene encoding 30S ribosomal protein S8 — protein sequence MSIVTDSIADYLTRIRNAQLAGFRIVDIPASNTKKAITEILYKSGYILKYKFEDSENKQGLIRIALKYDPVSKLPIIRELKRVSKPGRRVYSNVDELPRIISGLGIYIVSTSKGLLTDKEAKKENVGGEVLCYIY from the coding sequence ATGTCAATTGTAACAGATTCAATCGCAGATTACCTAACCAGAATTCGCAATGCGCAGTTAGCTGGTTTTCGGATCGTAGATATTCCTGCATCCAATACAAAGAAAGCGATTACGGAAATACTCTATAAAAGTGGTTATATTTTAAAATATAAATTTGAGGATTCTGAAAACAAGCAAGGCTTGATCCGCATTGCCTTAAAATATGATCCTGTTTCAAAATTACCCATTATTAGAGAATTAAAACGGGTGAGTAAACCTGGAAGAAGAGTTTACAGTAATGTGGATGAATTACCACGTATTATAAGCGGTCTTGGAATATATATTGTTTCAACTTCAAAAGGACTTTTAACTGACAAAGAAGCAAAGAAAGAAAATGTTGGTGGGGAAGTACTTTGTTACATATATTAA
- the rplO gene encoding 50S ribosomal protein L15, whose translation MELHNLKPAKGAIHKEKRIARGEGSGHGGTSGKGHKGMKARSGATTTKGFEGGQTPLQRRIPKFGFRNINRINYKEVNLDTLSNYAERYQVTEINQEFFNSNKIFNVNDKIKILGRGEITKAFKLRVHACTASAKTKIEAAGGSIELI comes from the coding sequence ATGGAATTACACAATCTTAAACCGGCTAAAGGAGCCATCCATAAGGAAAAACGTATTGCTAGAGGTGAAGGATCCGGTCACGGAGGAACCTCAGGAAAAGGACATAAGGGTATGAAAGCCCGTTCTGGGGCAACAACCACTAAAGGGTTTGAAGGGGGTCAAACACCGCTGCAAAGACGTATTCCGAAATTTGGATTTAGAAACATCAACCGGATTAATTATAAAGAAGTCAACCTTGATACACTTTCTAACTATGCAGAAAGATATCAGGTAACTGAAATAAATCAGGAATTTTTTAATTCCAACAAAATTTTTAATGTCAACGACAAAATAAAAATTTTGGGACGTGGAGAAATTACTAAGGCTTTCAAATTAAGAGTACATGCATGCACTGCTTCTGCTAAAACCAAAATTGAAGCAGCAGGTGGATCCATCGAACTCATTTAA